Proteins encoded within one genomic window of Bacillus sp. 1NLA3E:
- a CDS encoding CsbA family protein: MVLKFLSALLLPGMVVVLFARVTYSHIIGLVLTVALIAASVYKGYTNTWWLIIVDAFSLTVGFWYSTAMIEKTRKKA; the protein is encoded by the coding sequence ATGGTACTCAAGTTTTTGTCTGCTCTTTTGCTTCCGGGCATGGTGGTTGTTTTGTTTGCCCGCGTAACCTATAGCCATATCATTGGGTTAGTGTTAACGGTTGCGCTTATTGCTGCGTCTGTTTATAAAGGGTACACGAATACATGGTGGTTAATTATTGTTGACGCCTTTTCGCTGACTGTAGGGTTTTGGTACAGCACTGCAATGATCGAAAAAACCCGAAAAAAAGCGTAA
- a CDS encoding efflux RND transporter permease subunit: protein MNGMINFVLKNKYAVWLLTLIITVAGLYSGMNMKLETIPNINVPMISVTTVYPGATPQAVADEVSKPIEQAIQNLNGVSVVNSSSFQNASSIQIEYKYEKNMDEAEDELNKVLANLSFPEGAKDPDIARMSMNAFPILAASVANDKQSLSELSKTMEKEIVPALEGLNGVASVQISGQLVNEAELVFYKDKMAQYGLSEDTVQNIIKGSNVAVPLGLYTFGNSEKSVVVDGKMITIANLKSMEIPVMPSASAQAAQGSGSEQGTAGAQGASGMSGVPTGAGTPVTTGTPQTAPGNQSATGTQSAPGTQSIGLPTVKLGDIADIKVVGKAETISRTNGKDAIGIQIIKASDANTVTVANAVKDKLADFEDKMKGLDVNTTFDQAKPIEQSVSTMLSKAIFGAIFAVLIIMLFLRNFKSTLISVVSIPLSLLIGILLLKQMDITLNMMTLGAMTVAIGRVVDDSIVVIENIFRRMSLSGEKLKGKALVREATKEMFMPILSSTLVTIAVFLPMALVKGMIGELFMPFALTIVFSLLASLLVAITIVPMLAHSLFKKNLAQKVHHEEGKPSKLAGVYKSVLNWALNHKAITSSIAILMLVGSFFLVSIIGVSFLPADENKMIIATYKPAPGETLSEVEQLTTKAESYFMDRKDAKTVQFSLGGQNPMNPGSGKDAMFFVNYKDDTKNFEKEKETVIKDLNKMTKKGEWGSQDFSASAGSNEIVVHVYGDDLKEIEPIVKEIEDKMNSTKNFKDVKSSIAETYDEYVLVVDQAKVSKLGLTAGQIGMGLMPNMQRPVLTTVEKDGEGLNVYLQVEKEAISSISDLTSKKIKSPLGFEVPVSELVKVKEGKTSNTITRRDGRISVQVSGKPKTDDVSKASKDLQVKMDKIDHPDSIEISMGGVTEDINSAFTQLGLAMLAAIAIVYLILVITFGGGLAPLAILFSLPFTIIGGLVALLIAGETLSVSSLIGALMLIGIVVTNAIVLIDRVIHKEREGYSTREALLEAGSTRLRPILMTAIATIGALLPLAFGMEGSGLISKGMGVTVIGGLTSSTLLTLLIVPIVYELLSKFKKKPVQGEE, encoded by the coding sequence ATGAACGGTATGATCAATTTTGTCTTGAAAAATAAATATGCGGTATGGCTATTAACATTAATCATCACCGTGGCAGGCTTGTATTCGGGAATGAATATGAAGCTTGAAACGATTCCAAATATTAATGTGCCCATGATTAGTGTGACTACGGTTTATCCGGGTGCAACACCTCAGGCAGTTGCTGATGAGGTGTCAAAGCCAATTGAGCAGGCTATTCAAAACCTGAATGGTGTCAGTGTTGTCAACTCATCATCCTTTCAAAATGCATCATCAATTCAGATTGAGTATAAATATGAGAAAAACATGGATGAGGCAGAGGATGAGCTTAATAAGGTATTAGCGAATCTGTCGTTTCCGGAAGGCGCTAAGGATCCGGACATCGCTAGGATGAGCATGAATGCTTTTCCAATTTTAGCGGCTAGCGTCGCCAATGACAAGCAGTCGCTTTCAGAGCTTTCGAAAACAATGGAAAAGGAAATTGTTCCGGCATTGGAAGGCCTGAATGGAGTGGCATCTGTGCAAATTTCCGGCCAGCTTGTGAACGAGGCTGAGCTTGTTTTCTATAAAGATAAAATGGCACAGTACGGTTTGAGCGAGGATACGGTTCAAAATATTATTAAAGGCTCGAATGTAGCGGTTCCATTAGGTTTGTACACTTTTGGAAATAGTGAGAAGTCGGTCGTGGTTGATGGGAAAATGATCACCATTGCTAATTTGAAATCAATGGAGATCCCAGTGATGCCAAGTGCCAGCGCTCAAGCTGCACAAGGAAGTGGTTCAGAGCAAGGAACGGCTGGGGCGCAAGGTGCTTCTGGAATGTCAGGCGTGCCAACGGGAGCGGGAACACCGGTGACAACTGGAACACCGCAAACAGCGCCTGGCAACCAGTCAGCAACAGGAACCCAATCGGCGCCTGGAACCCAGTCAATAGGCTTGCCAACTGTCAAGCTTGGCGACATTGCTGATATTAAGGTTGTTGGAAAAGCAGAAACGATTTCGCGGACAAACGGAAAAGATGCGATTGGCATTCAAATCATAAAAGCATCTGATGCGAACACCGTAACAGTTGCTAATGCAGTTAAAGATAAATTAGCTGACTTCGAAGATAAAATGAAAGGTCTTGATGTGAATACGACCTTTGACCAGGCTAAGCCGATCGAACAGTCAGTAAGCACGATGTTAAGTAAAGCGATCTTTGGGGCTATTTTTGCCGTGCTGATCATTATGCTATTCTTGCGCAACTTTAAATCAACATTGATTTCAGTTGTATCGATTCCTTTATCATTGTTAATTGGGATTTTATTGTTAAAACAAATGGACATCACCCTAAATATGATGACATTAGGGGCAATGACGGTGGCGATTGGTCGGGTTGTCGATGACTCCATCGTTGTGATTGAAAACATTTTCCGGCGAATGTCATTATCTGGTGAAAAACTGAAGGGCAAAGCGCTTGTGCGTGAAGCCACGAAAGAAATGTTTATGCCGATTTTGTCTTCGACACTTGTGACGATTGCTGTATTTTTACCAATGGCTTTGGTTAAAGGAATGATTGGCGAGTTATTCATGCCGTTTGCTTTAACTATTGTGTTTTCATTGTTGGCATCGTTACTAGTTGCCATCACAATTGTGCCTATGCTAGCACACAGTTTGTTTAAGAAGAATTTAGCGCAAAAGGTGCATCATGAAGAGGGCAAGCCAAGCAAATTGGCTGGTGTATATAAATCAGTTTTGAATTGGGCGTTGAACCATAAAGCGATCACTTCATCGATTGCGATTTTAATGCTCGTAGGAAGCTTTTTCTTAGTTTCAATTATTGGGGTTAGCTTCCTTCCAGCGGATGAAAACAAAATGATTATTGCAACGTACAAGCCGGCTCCTGGCGAAACGTTATCAGAAGTGGAGCAGCTAACCACAAAAGCGGAAAGCTATTTTATGGATCGAAAAGATGCCAAAACGGTCCAGTTTTCATTAGGTGGGCAAAACCCGATGAACCCTGGAAGCGGCAAGGATGCCATGTTCTTTGTGAATTATAAAGATGATACGAAGAATTTCGAAAAAGAAAAAGAAACGGTCATTAAAGATTTAAACAAGATGACTAAAAAAGGTGAATGGGGTAGCCAAGATTTCTCGGCAAGTGCTGGTAGCAATGAAATCGTTGTCCACGTCTACGGCGATGATCTGAAAGAGATCGAGCCAATTGTGAAAGAGATCGAAGACAAAATGAACTCGACAAAGAACTTTAAAGACGTCAAGTCGAGTATTGCTGAAACATACGATGAATATGTTCTAGTTGTAGACCAAGCCAAAGTAAGCAAACTAGGCTTAACTGCTGGTCAAATTGGCATGGGACTTATGCCAAATATGCAGCGTCCTGTTTTAACAACAGTTGAAAAGGACGGCGAAGGGCTTAATGTTTATTTGCAGGTCGAAAAAGAGGCCATTTCTAGTATTTCAGATTTAACGAGCAAGAAAATTAAGTCACCACTTGGTTTTGAAGTTCCTGTTAGTGAGCTTGTAAAAGTGAAAGAAGGAAAAACGTCTAACACGATTACTCGCCGCGATGGTCGGATTTCTGTCCAAGTAAGCGGTAAGCCTAAAACTGATGATGTATCTAAGGCATCTAAGGATTTGCAAGTGAAAATGGATAAAATTGACCATCCAGATAGCATCGAAATTTCAATGGGTGGAGTTACCGAGGATATTAATAGTGCCTTTACACAGTTAGGGCTGGCGATGTTAGCAGCCATTGCGATTGTGTATTTGATCCTAGTGATCACGTTTGGCGGCGGTCTTGCGCCACTTGCGATTCTGTTCTCGCTACCGTTTACGATTATTGGTGGGTTAGTAGCCTTGCTAATTGCCGGGGAGACGCTGAGTGTATCATCCTTGATTGGGGCATTAATGTTAATCGGTATCGTAGTAACCAATGCGATCGTGCTGATTGACCGCGTCATTCATAAAGAGCGTGAAGGCTACAGTACACGCGAAGCCTTATTAGAGGCGGGATCAACCCGACTTCGGCCGATCTTGATGACGGCGATTGCAACTATTGGCGCCTTATTACCACTAGCATTTGGAATGGAAGGCAGTGGACTCATCTCCAAAGGCATGGGCGTAACGGTTATCGGGGGTCTGACTAGTTCAACTTTGTTAACCTTGCTGATCGTGCCAATCGTGTACGAACTATTGAGCAAATTTAAAAAGAAACCTGTTCAAGGTGAAGAATAA
- a CDS encoding alpha/beta hydrolase, with product MNEVKSKVIAGAEPFLFIGNGVGILLSHGFLGTPQSVRELGKLLNKFGFTVYAPRLSGHGTSIYDIEEAKYSDWLKDLEAGYLKLKETCHDVFIVGQSMGGALCLQLAAKFPDIKGVLTINAALHVPAYDQYRNGNGPRFVAEGAPDIKDPQAFEITYDSVPISAIHELQKVIEATADQLKNVHTPILVFTSKLDHVVPPSDSRKILQDISSKFKQQIVLENSFHVASLDFDKGFIAKSCYEFIKKFTNN from the coding sequence ATGAATGAGGTAAAAAGTAAAGTGATTGCTGGCGCTGAACCATTTTTATTTATAGGAAATGGGGTAGGAATCCTCCTGTCCCATGGATTTCTCGGAACACCCCAAAGTGTCCGTGAGCTTGGGAAATTGTTAAATAAATTCGGTTTTACGGTGTATGCACCTCGGTTATCTGGTCATGGGACATCAATTTATGATATTGAAGAGGCTAAATATTCGGACTGGCTGAAGGATCTTGAGGCAGGTTATCTTAAACTTAAAGAAACTTGTCATGATGTCTTTATTGTTGGGCAGTCAATGGGTGGCGCGCTCTGCTTACAACTGGCCGCCAAGTTCCCGGATATTAAGGGTGTCCTAACGATTAACGCGGCGCTTCATGTCCCTGCTTATGATCAATATCGAAATGGCAATGGTCCGCGCTTTGTCGCCGAAGGTGCTCCAGATATCAAGGATCCACAGGCCTTTGAAATCACCTACGATTCTGTCCCGATATCTGCGATTCATGAGTTGCAAAAAGTGATTGAAGCAACTGCCGACCAACTTAAGAATGTTCACACCCCTATCCTTGTCTTTACATCAAAATTAGATCATGTCGTACCGCCATCTGATTCACGAAAAATTTTGCAAGATATTTCATCAAAGTTTAAGCAACAAATTGTGTTGGAAAATTCGTTTCATGTTGCTTCGCTTGATTTCGATAAAGGCTTCATCGCCAAGTCTTGTTATGAATTTATTAAAAAATTTACTAATAATTAA
- a CDS encoding YcnI family copper-binding membrane protein translates to MKKLVTLIAVMIGAISLFAGVASAHVTVQPKETTQGSYEVFTVRVPSENETVPTTKIEVKFSADVNISRFEPKPGWTYEIQKDASGKITSVTWTAEGAGLSPTEFGQFNMQGKVEDKAKEIVWKAYQTYQDGSVVEWVGAEASVTVVHPADASAESHDHGAATTEQPIEETKSTTETSSPDVPLYLSVAALFVGLLSLGLSLRKK, encoded by the coding sequence ATGAAAAAGCTAGTAACTTTAATTGCCGTAATGATTGGAGCAATATCGCTTTTTGCAGGGGTGGCAAGTGCACATGTCACGGTTCAACCGAAGGAAACGACACAAGGGAGCTATGAGGTGTTCACAGTCCGCGTTCCTTCTGAGAACGAAACCGTCCCAACGACAAAAATTGAAGTGAAGTTCTCTGCTGATGTTAACATCTCCCGTTTTGAACCAAAGCCAGGCTGGACATATGAAATTCAAAAGGATGCTTCTGGTAAAATTACGAGCGTTACCTGGACAGCAGAGGGCGCTGGTCTATCACCAACTGAATTCGGTCAATTTAACATGCAGGGGAAAGTAGAAGACAAGGCCAAAGAAATAGTTTGGAAAGCATATCAAACGTATCAAGATGGAAGTGTAGTTGAATGGGTTGGTGCAGAAGCATCAGTGACCGTAGTGCATCCTGCTGATGCTTCTGCTGAAAGCCATGACCACGGCGCTGCAACAACTGAGCAACCAATAGAGGAAACAAAATCTACAACAGAAACAAGTTCGCCAGATGTTCCACTTTATCTTTCTGTTGCTGCATTATTTGTAGGTTTGTTGTCTTTAGGTCTTTCACTTAGAAAAAAATGA
- a CDS encoding TetR/AcrR family transcriptional regulator yields the protein MKEKEIAIIEASIKLFAKKGFDSTSIQEIATECNISKGAFYLYFKSKESLLLAIFEYYYHQIKSRLEALEDKNLTPRQLFVEQLAGQLDEVQRHKEFIIMQTREHAIPFNNEVANFIKIMRIQTQQFFQNALLSIYGETIRPYVVDLTLMLLGIINSYFELIIFNKSDVHLNYLARFILKRMDSLVEGFKASDEVPIVTTNPFGVSPETHELGKDGLLELLSQAILEHKLAGDLRISLEVLESEIKSDTPRTPVIQGMLATLNHENSLAELQEKIAGYFKIKLL from the coding sequence ATGAAGGAAAAAGAAATAGCCATAATCGAAGCATCGATTAAGTTATTTGCAAAAAAAGGCTTTGACTCAACCTCCATTCAAGAAATTGCCACCGAATGCAATATCTCAAAGGGGGCATTCTATCTATATTTTAAGTCAAAGGAATCCTTGCTGCTCGCAATCTTCGAATATTACTACCATCAAATAAAATCAAGACTTGAAGCATTGGAGGACAAAAACCTAACACCTCGCCAGCTTTTCGTTGAACAGCTAGCAGGGCAACTTGATGAAGTCCAACGCCACAAAGAATTCATCATAATGCAAACACGAGAGCATGCCATTCCCTTTAATAATGAAGTGGCTAATTTTATAAAAATAATGCGGATCCAGACACAACAATTTTTCCAGAATGCCCTACTTTCGATTTACGGTGAAACCATTCGCCCATACGTGGTCGATCTAACCCTGATGCTGCTGGGAATCATCAATTCCTACTTTGAACTGATTATTTTTAATAAGTCCGACGTTCATTTAAACTACTTAGCAAGGTTTATTTTAAAAAGAATGGATAGTTTAGTGGAGGGATTTAAGGCTTCCGATGAAGTTCCAATTGTGACTACAAATCCATTTGGTGTTAGTCCTGAAACCCATGAATTGGGGAAAGATGGCCTGCTCGAATTATTATCGCAAGCTATTTTGGAGCACAAATTGGCGGGCGACCTGCGAATTTCGCTCGAAGTACTGGAATCAGAAATCAAAAGTGACACACCTCGAACACCAGTCATTCAAGGCATGCTAGCTACTCTCAATCACGAAAACAGCTTGGCCGAATTACAGGAGAAAATAGCAGGGTATTTTAAGATAAAATTGCTTTAA
- a CDS encoding copper resistance CopC/CopD family protein, with the protein MVKRSLSNLLILSSIILILVIPQNVLAHAILEKANPTPDSILQTAPSKIVLSFNERLEKELYSIKVFDDQGEVISKNKTKMSIDQKELQQKIPTLSNGRYTISYQVLSADGHPVKGSYVISVGEVADASIRQQNELHNEQKGSSLATIIQSVVRVLYYIALLFVTGWVLWEPTVRKLNFSQKQTSYRQWTTYLLFAFLTINLVMGALNFNELLDTWTLKGIEVILTETTAGISWTIFMVLSTLGFAILHRNNWLDRLWVVLLLGAKSVNGHALAFDPPLRTISIDIVHLLAAAIWVGGLFYMVVCWKQQREHVRQFMLIFSKAALISIIVLIVTGLASTLIFLPKPHYILYTQWGIWLLVKIALVFCVILIGGILRFSMKKNKEHVIGNLIKVDFTIMILVVGIVGIFTHLSPLPQNQSLEWHKHEKGIELATFISPKVPGYNMFMVAASSDKPDVAIKRIELFLKSKDHLDVAPIQVPFASYEPNKNVHYMAKGNYLPFTGNWIMEVRVLDSNDDEHVYEKEFIVY; encoded by the coding sequence ATGGTTAAGAGATCTCTGTCCAATCTTCTCATTTTGTCCTCTATTATACTCATTCTTGTTATTCCTCAAAATGTTCTTGCACATGCGATATTAGAAAAGGCAAACCCAACACCTGATAGCATCCTCCAGACTGCTCCGAGCAAAATTGTGCTTTCTTTTAATGAAAGGCTTGAAAAAGAGCTCTATTCTATCAAGGTATTCGATGATCAAGGTGAAGTCATTAGTAAAAATAAAACGAAGATGAGTATAGATCAAAAAGAATTGCAGCAAAAAATTCCTACTCTTTCAAATGGTCGTTATACAATATCTTATCAAGTATTATCAGCAGACGGTCATCCTGTGAAGGGTTCCTACGTCATTTCAGTTGGAGAAGTGGCAGATGCTAGTATCAGGCAACAAAACGAGTTACATAACGAACAAAAGGGATCCTCCCTTGCCACAATCATTCAATCTGTGGTAAGAGTTTTATATTACATAGCTTTACTGTTTGTTACAGGTTGGGTTCTTTGGGAGCCGACAGTAAGAAAACTAAATTTCTCACAGAAGCAAACAAGTTATCGACAGTGGACAACGTATCTACTATTCGCATTTTTGACTATAAACTTGGTCATGGGTGCGCTGAACTTTAATGAATTACTAGACACTTGGACACTAAAGGGAATTGAGGTTATTTTAACCGAAACAACAGCTGGGATTTCCTGGACCATCTTCATGGTTTTATCAACTTTAGGCTTCGCAATCTTACATCGGAATAACTGGCTGGATCGATTATGGGTCGTTCTGCTCCTTGGGGCAAAAAGTGTGAATGGACATGCGCTGGCCTTTGATCCTCCGCTACGAACCATTTCGATTGATATCGTTCATTTACTTGCTGCCGCGATATGGGTAGGAGGACTTTTCTATATGGTGGTATGTTGGAAACAGCAACGAGAACACGTGCGGCAGTTCATGCTGATTTTTTCAAAAGCAGCATTGATCAGTATCATCGTGCTAATCGTCACAGGTCTTGCATCAACTCTCATTTTTTTACCAAAACCCCACTACATTCTTTATACCCAATGGGGAATTTGGCTGCTTGTAAAAATAGCTCTTGTGTTTTGTGTCATCTTAATTGGTGGTATTTTAAGATTTTCAATGAAAAAGAATAAGGAACATGTAATTGGTAATTTAATTAAAGTCGACTTTACAATCATGATTTTAGTAGTAGGGATTGTCGGGATCTTTACTCATTTAAGCCCGCTCCCACAAAACCAATCGCTAGAATGGCACAAACATGAGAAGGGCATTGAACTCGCAACGTTTATCTCACCAAAGGTACCTGGTTACAATATGTTCATGGTTGCAGCCAGTTCAGATAAACCAGACGTAGCCATCAAACGAATTGAACTTTTTTTAAAGTCCAAAGACCATCTAGATGTTGCGCCGATTCAAGTACCATTTGCTAGCTACGAGCCAAATAAGAATGTTCATTATATGGCGAAAGGGAATTATCTTCCATTTACGGGGAATTGGATAATGGAAGTTAGGGTGTTAGATTCTAACGATGACGAACATGTTTATGAAAAAGAATTCATTGTTTATTAA